A stretch of DNA from Spirosoma endbachense:
TTGATCCGGAGGTCAATGTCAATAAAGCCATCAACAGCGTACCGTCGGTAGGCATCGATTATGCCGCTTATCCACCCGCTCGTACCATCACCTTTGGTGTCAACTTCTCTTTATAAACCCTTACAACGATGTCTTTAAAAAATAATTTAGTTCGTGTCTGTACGCTCGGCCTGGTCTTAAGCCTGGGCAGTTGTACAGACCTGGTCGAGAAGTTTCAGGGCGATTTGACCGCCAGTCAGATCAATCCGTCCACGTCGGGCAATACCGCTGCGTTGTTAACGGGCGTTTACAACTCGATCCGGGAACCCTTTCAAAACAATTCGCAGTTGAATGCGCTCTGCGAAATGACTACCGATGCCATGATGGGCCCTACCCGAGGTCCGGACTGGGACGATAATGGCACCTGGCGTCAATTGCACCAGCACCGCTGGGACGGCAACCACATCCGCATTATCAACACCTTCAACAACATGAGTGGAGGGATCTTTGCGGCAACCGATATGCTGCGCTTTAATCCAACCCCGCAACAATCAGCCGAAGCCCGGTTTTTACGGGCATGGTGTATGTTCTGGCTACTGGACTTGTACGATCAGGTGCCTTACCGTGAGCCGGGAGAGAGTGTCGTGCAGGAATCCAAGGTGCGCAAAGGCATGGATGCGCTGAATTTCATTATCAGCGAAGTAACGACCATACAGGCTAATTTACCCGATGGTCCGGCTGGTCTGGCTAATAAAGATGCCGCCCGGGTGTTCCTGATGAAATTGTACCTCAACAAAGGCGCCTATGCGAACCGGGCGGCTCCAACCTTTGCTGCCGAGGATATGAACAAGGTCATTAGCCTGGGCGATGAGATTATCAATAGCAATAAATATTCGTTCACCGCCAATTATTACGACAGTTTCGCCCCGAACAATACGACGATCGGTAAAGAAAACATCTGGACGCAGGAAAATGTAGGCGGGGTATCTCCGAACGCAAACTTGCGGAACCGATGGGTTACCTTCTTACATCCGAACCAAAACCCCAATGGAAATAACGGCTGGGTAATCCCGCCAGACTTCTACGATAAATACGAAGCAACCGATAAGCGGCTGGGCGCTGCGTATAAGAGTCCGGGGGGACTGGCGAATCCAGGAAATCGCATCAATACCGGTTTTCTGATCGGTCAGCAGTACAATTTAACGACGGACGCTCCCTTAAAAGACAGGCCCGGTAATCCCCTGATTTTTTCGAAAGAGGTAAAAATTATTGAAACGGGTGCTAATCTGGAGCTACCGGGAATTCGTCCCATTAAATATCCGATTGATTACGCCAATGATGGTAGTCGTCTGATCGATAATGATTATGTGTATTTCCGGCTCGCCGATGTGTTGTTGATGAAAGCAGAAGCCATTCTACGGGGTGGTACTGCCACGAGTGCAGGCACTTATGGCAGTACGGCTGTTTCATTGGTCAATGCCATTCGTACTCATCCCTCCAGAGGAGCCAGCGCCTTAGCATCTGTGGACCTGAATGCATTACTCGATGAACGAGGCCGGGAGCTGTATATTGAGAACTGGAGACGGCAGGATTTGATCCGCTTCGGTAAGTTTCTGCAACCTTTTTACGAGAAGAATTACGCGAGCGATCCAAAGTATCTGTTGTTTCCGATTCCTATTCAACAAATGGCGGTCAATTCGAACCTGACCCAAAATTCGGGTTATTGATGTAGGAAGCTGTCAGCAGACGTTGACTACAGTTCACAAGACAGCGGGTCAAAAGCAGCAGTGTCTAATCCTGTATAGGTTGTCCATTATAGAAGAAAATGGACAACCTATACAGGATTAGACACTGCCAATTTATAGCCTGTTGTTCTAACTTGCAGATTTCCAAACCTTTTATTGGTCGTAACAACCTGATTATGTAAGCTTGCAGGAAATAAGTACACTTTAGGCCGACCTAAACGGGTCGATCTATCCGCTTCTTCTTTTCCGTATCCTCAACGCAATTTCAGAAAGGAACTTTGCCTGATGGGTGACTTGCAGGAGTCACTTTTAGGAAACAAGGATCAAGTAACGAATTCATTCCCATTATCGAGCTAGTCAATACATCATCGATTCCGGTTTGGTCTGACATTCTTACCTTAACCCCTTATGATATTCCGTATGAAATGCCTAAAAAAGATCCCGATTGGTTTATGGCTACTGCTGCTACCCCTGGTTGCCCAGAGCCAGACATCCTCACCCTACCGAGTAGACGAGAACCAGATGTATGGCATGTACTCCGGCCTGGCTTTACTGATGGATGTTCATTATCCCACCCGGCCAAATGGCTACGGGATCGTTTTTATTGCCGGCAGTGGCTGGCATGCGCCAATGGGCTATAATGCCCCACCCTTAAAGGGTATAGCGCAAACTCTCCAGTATGTAAAGCCGTTGGTCGAAGCGGGGTATATCGTCTTTGCCATCAACCACCGGGCGGCTCCTCGCTTTCGGTATCCTGCCGCCGTCGAAGATGCTCAGCGGGCCGTTCGATTCGTTCGCTACCACGCCAAGCGGTTTGGGATTCGCCCCGATCCGATCGGGGCAGCGGGTGGTTCTTCGGGAGGGCATTTAGTGAGTATGCTGGGCGTGTTGGACGGAAACGAACTGCGCAAGGATGTGGACCCCGTTAACCGGGAAAGCGCCAAAGTCCAATGTGTGGTAGCTCGGGCGGCACCGATCGATTGGGTTCTATTTAAAGAGAAGGGCGATCCAACGGGGATGGTCAGCTTCCTGGGCATGATGCCCAACTTCGTAAATGTTGATTCGACGACGGTCGAGTATAAGACCTATAACGAAGCGTTTCCATTGTATCATGTGTCGAAGGACGATCCTCCATTCCTGCTCATCCACGGTGACGCGGATAAAACGGTACCCTTCGAAAACTCCGAAAAGATGGAACAGGCCCTACAGAAAGTGGGGGTGCCAGTCAAACTAGTTCCTATCCCTGGCGGAGGGCATGGTGCCACGTTTCCAGGGGCCAAAAATCCACCCGACTATTTGGGGGAAATGTGCCGATGGTTTGATCGGTATTTGGTGATAAAATGATTGGTTTGAGTTGCAAAAAATGCTGGGAGAGTTAGTTGACGCTACGGCCTGGGGGTTGTGATCACTGTCATCCAGGACAGACGGCCTTTTTACAAACCTATGAGGTTTTTGAAACCGTATAGGTTTAAATTGACCAAGCACCAGCCGTTCACTGATCGAAGCGTTTTCGTGAACCAAATCGCCTATTCCCAAGCCGGTAAGAAACGGATTGTCTTAGACGGAAATTAAAATCATTGTCTTCTAAGTCCCGACAAGCTCATAATCCGGCCAAAAACCGACCAATATCCCTGCTACCCTTCTCTGTCGCGTAGGGTAGGAATAGTTTAGCCAGCAGTCTGACATAGTGCGTGATTTGTTCCACCGGGCTCAGGTGGCTATAAGACAGACTGGCTTCGGAAAGCCAGAAACGGGCGGTCAGGGTACATACCGATACCAGAAAATCAATGTCGGCTGCCGGAGATAAATAATCCGATTCCTGCAGTGATGAGAGGCTGTTCACAATTGACAGGGACCGCTTTTTTTCTGTTTCCTTATAGGCTGCCGACAGCACCTTGTTTTGCTCCATCAGGTGCACAATACTCAACAGAAGGCATCGATATTGAAGATGATGCGCAAAGACTTTTCTAAACCTCTCCAGAAACGAAAATAAACTAAGTGGCTCCTCTCCCACAATCTGTTCGTTCAACCTGGACAAGTCTTGAGCAAGCCGGTTTACCAGATCATCTTTGGTCGGAAAATAATAGGTGAGGTTGCCGACCCTGATGCCCAGGGCCGCTGCCAGTTCCCGTAGTCCAACGTACTCAATGCCCCGTTCATTGAACATTTCTAACGCTTTAACCACGATTTCTGCTTCTTTATTCATGAGGCACTTTAGGACAATGTCCTAAATTTACTAAGTTTGACAAAACAAACAAAGAAATGACAATTAACTATCCTCATACAATTCAAAACTGCCTGGGAGAAAAGCTCACGTTTCTCTCGGTCGAGACCCATCCCAACGGCGACAAAGTGCTGGTCGAAAATCAGGTGACTCCCCAGTCAGGGCCACCCATGCACACGCACTTCATGCAGGATGAAGAACTTACGGTCGTCTCGGGTACTTTAGCCTATCAGGTGCAGGGGCAGCAACCATCCTATGCTAATGCCGGTGAAAGCGTGCTCTTCAAGCGGGGAATCCCTCACCGTTTCTGGAATGCCGGTACGAACAACTTGATCTGTACCGGCTGGATTCAACCGGCCAACAGCATTGTTTATTATCTGTCGGCGATCTATGCGGCTCAGAACAAATCGGGTAAGGCCCAACCCGAAGCGTTCGATGCCGCTTACCTATTGACCCGGTATGCCCATGAATACGATATGGCTGAGATTCCTCCTTTTGTCAAGAAAGTGATTATTCCGATTACGTATTGGCTGGGTCTGCTACTGGGGAAGTATAAGCACTTTACCGACGCGCCAGCGCCATTGAAATAGGGTTGCTGTTTTATAGTGTCTTAACCCCCTGAATGGCTGGACAAATTTGCAAAAACAGGTGGTAAACCAACTATTTATACGCTTGCTTTCAATAACATTAAAAATACCTTAAATCACATTGAATTTTTTATATCTTTGGCAATGCCGTGATCCGTTGATTTCTAGCGATTTACGATAAGCCAAATGATTAACTGGTTGTACGTACGCCGAGAACGAATAGCCCACATACTGTTTGGCCTGTTTTTGGTCATCCAGTGTTGCGCTATTGTGTTTCGACATGCGCACCGGCTATCCAATGGTACAATCATCGTTCACAACCACCCTTATAATCCGTTTTGTAAGGGGCCTTTTCAACCCAACGATCACAGTTCAAATGAGCTGTACTGGCTAGCGGCCACAGCGAACATACTGTACGACAATACGCCCGTATTTGAGTTCGCTTTTGTTGTTTCCCAACCTCATGTAACGCTCACGTTCCAGCAGCCTTATCTGCATCCCGTTGCGTTACCTTTCTTCTGCTTCCTGCAAAGGGGACCGCCCTCTCTGGGCCATTTTCCTACCTATTGACCTTAATGTCAATCAATTAAGCTAGTCTTGGTCTGTCAATCGGCAGACCTTCAGGCTGTCTGTGCCATTCCTCTTTTGTGTCTTTCCATTTCACACATTCTCCATTTATGAAGAAGACCTCTTTACTATACCTGGTCACGTCGGTGTTTACGTTCGGTATTGTGGCTTGTAATGCCCTGCTACCGGAAGCTAAACTTGACCATGATCTGCTCGACGGGCCTATTGGCGAACTAACGCCCGAGCAAAATGTCCAATTCCTTCGGGGTGATCGCGCCTTTAACGATGAGATATTTACAACCGCCACAGGTCTGGGTCCCATATTCGTCGCATCATCTTGTGGGAGTTGCCATGCCGGAGACGGCAAAGGCCACCCCTTCACGACGTTGACACGCTTTGGGCAGGTGGATGAAACCGGCAACAAATTTATGGACCACGGAGGGCCACAGCTGCAAAACCGGGCAATTCCGGGCCTGACCGCAGAAACAATTCCAGCAGGTGCCACCTCATCGCGTTTCATGCCTCCGGCCAATACAGGATTAGGGCTTCTGGGCGCTTTATCCGATGCGCAAATCCTGGCAAAAGCTGATCCCGATGACCGCAATGGGGATGGCATTTCAGGCGTTCCGAACTGGATCACTCCTCCTCATTTTTTTAAACCCCAGGGATTTCATGAAGCCCGCGATGGCAAATATATCGGGCGATTCGGCAAAAAAGCGGCTGCTATCGACCTGCTTCACCAAACAGTGAATGCCTATAAGCAGGATATGGGCATCACGTCGGAGTTCGACCCGGAAGACCCCATCAATTATGCCGTCTCAGGTCAGGCAGGAGATGGCGTTCCCGACCCGGAAGTAGCCAGCTCGACCGTGAATGCTGTCGTGTTCTATCTCCGCACCCTCAAAGTTCCCGTTCAACGGAATGCAACGGATGCTGATGTCGTAACCGGAAAACAAGTATTCGTCAAAAGCGGCTGTAGCGGCTGTCATACACCGGAATGGACGACCGCCCAATCCGATATAGCCGTCTTGTCGAAGCAAACGTTCGCTCCTTACACCGATCTGCTTTTGCACGACATGGGCAAAGGTCTGGATGATGGCTACACGGAAGGGACGGCTAAAACAGCGGAGTGGCGTACACCTCCCCTTTGGGGCTTGGGTTTATCAAAAAATTCACAAGGCGGTAGTGTTTTTCTGCTTCACGATGGACGAGCTCATTCGGTTGACGAGGCCATTCGACTTCATGGCGGTGAAGCCACCAAAGCTAAAGACGCCTACACGCAGTTGACGTCTACGGATCGCGAGAAGCTTTTAGTATTTCTAGACTCCCTATAATCAATCTAACACCGAAATTTTATGCCTTCCAATACAACGATCAATCGCCAGGATTTCTTAAAGACCTGTGGAGCCGCCTGCCTCGGAGTAGTCAGCTTTTCAGCCCTGCTGACCAGTTGCAAAAGTGTTTATTATGCCCAAATGCCTGTTTTAAAAGGTAATGTGATCGAGGTCAGTCGAAAAGAGTTTGACGCCGTTTCCAAGAAAGGGGAAGTAAGTATACGACCCTTTATCCTGGTCGAAATGAAAGGACAGTCCTTCCCTATTTATCTCTATCGGCGAAGCGATACGGATTATTCAGCCGTATTGATGAAATGCTCCCATCAGGGCAACGAACTCAATGCACACGATGGACATCTGACCTGCCCGGCGCATGGCAGTGAATACGATGCGAATGGCAAAGTAACCGAAGGTCCGGCCGAAAAGAATCTGACGGCCTACCGCGTCACAGCAGATCCTCAAATCATCACTATTCACATCGCCTGATCATGAAATATCGTTTACTTTTTTGCGGGGCCTTCGCAGCCCTGCCTGCTCTCGCTCAGGTAGATACCACGCAAAACGCGTCGATGAACACCTTATTCGGACGCGATACCACCCTTCGCCCCTCCAATGCGCAACTTAAGCTGAACATGGATGCCACCTATGATCGTCCTTTCCTGACAACGGGTAAAATGCCGGTATCGGTCGGCGGCTATCTGGAGGCCAATACGCAATACATGCAAACGAATGGTGTTACAGAAGGCTTTTCGTTTCAGATGCGCCGGATGACAGTCTTCTTAGCGGCCACCATCAATCGGCGGATTAAATTTCTGTCGGAGATCGAGTTTGAGGATGGCACGAAGGAAATCAACATTGAATTTGCGGCAATGGATATTCAATTTGATCAACTCTTCAATCTGCGTGGAGGCATCATCATGAATCCGATTGGTTCTTTCAACCAAAACCACGATGGGCCAAAATGGGAGTTTATTGACCGCCCGCTTTCTTCGACGCGCATTATTCCCTCCACCTGGAGTAATGTTGGATTCGGGTTGTATGGCAAAAAGTATAGCCGCGATTGGGTCTGGGCTTACGAAGCGTATCTTACCAATGGTTTCGATGACCAGATCATCGCCAATGATCAAAACCGAACGTTTCTACCTGCTACGAAAGCCAATCAGGATCGATTTGAAGAAAGCTTCAACGGGGTGCCCTTAGTAACGCTCAAGACAGCCTTGAAACGGCGGAAGGTGGGCGAAATTGGGCTGTCCTGGATGGGAGGTGTATATAACAAATTCCAGGATGACGGGCTTATTTTGGATGAGCGTCGTCGGGTTGATGTGTGGGCCGTCGATTTTAATACCACCTTACCGACACGCACATTTATTACGGGTGAATTAGTGTGGGCTCATATCAATGTGCCGCCCTCCTATACCCAGCAGTTTGGACGAAAACAGCAGGGCGGCTGGGTCGACATCGTGCATCCTATCCGTCGCGGGCGGATGCTCGGCTGGAATACGGCTGCGCTGAACGTAGCCCTTCGGGTTGAACGGGTTGATTACAACGTGGATAAGTTCAACGAGACAGGGGAGAATATCTTTGATGAACTCTGGTCGGTGGTGCCTGCGATCAGTTTTCGGCCTTCGCCGACGACCGTTATCAGGGCCAACTATCGGTATCAGTGGGATACAGACCTGTTGGGAAATCCACCAGCCCGTACCGCCGGATTTCAGTTTGGTTTTTCGACCTATTTCTAACGTCAACGACCCCAAGGGCTACCGGCCGTTGGGGCTCCTTTCTCTATGAAACAACTTCTTTTTTTGATCGGCTCGTTGCTGGTCAGCGTGTCGGTTTGGGCGCAGGATACCACCCGTATTCAGCCGCCAAGCGCTGCCGATAGCTTACTCACTGAACTTTTCGACAGTGCATCCGGAACACAACCTTTGCTGCCTGACCGCATGGTGTTTACACAACGGGCTTTCTGGGGTCAAAAAGGCCTGCTACGGCTTACTGGTCTGGCGCCACTCAACGCAGAGAACCGCCAGAAAGAACTGAAAATCCGGCGAACCATGCTGGTCAGTCATCAGGTC
This window harbors:
- a CDS encoding di-heme oxidoredictase family protein, whose protein sequence is MKKTSLLYLVTSVFTFGIVACNALLPEAKLDHDLLDGPIGELTPEQNVQFLRGDRAFNDEIFTTATGLGPIFVASSCGSCHAGDGKGHPFTTLTRFGQVDETGNKFMDHGGPQLQNRAIPGLTAETIPAGATSSRFMPPANTGLGLLGALSDAQILAKADPDDRNGDGISGVPNWITPPHFFKPQGFHEARDGKYIGRFGKKAAAIDLLHQTVNAYKQDMGITSEFDPEDPINYAVSGQAGDGVPDPEVASSTVNAVVFYLRTLKVPVQRNATDADVVTGKQVFVKSGCSGCHTPEWTTAQSDIAVLSKQTFAPYTDLLLHDMGKGLDDGYTEGTAKTAEWRTPPLWGLGLSKNSQGGSVFLLHDGRAHSVDEAIRLHGGEATKAKDAYTQLTSTDREKLLVFLDSL
- a CDS encoding alpha/beta hydrolase, which codes for MKCLKKIPIGLWLLLLPLVAQSQTSSPYRVDENQMYGMYSGLALLMDVHYPTRPNGYGIVFIAGSGWHAPMGYNAPPLKGIAQTLQYVKPLVEAGYIVFAINHRAAPRFRYPAAVEDAQRAVRFVRYHAKRFGIRPDPIGAAGGSSGGHLVSMLGVLDGNELRKDVDPVNRESAKVQCVVARAAPIDWVLFKEKGDPTGMVSFLGMMPNFVNVDSTTVEYKTYNEAFPLYHVSKDDPPFLLIHGDADKTVPFENSEKMEQALQKVGVPVKLVPIPGGGHGATFPGAKNPPDYLGEMCRWFDRYLVIK
- a CDS encoding cupin domain-containing protein codes for the protein MTINYPHTIQNCLGEKLTFLSVETHPNGDKVLVENQVTPQSGPPMHTHFMQDEELTVVSGTLAYQVQGQQPSYANAGESVLFKRGIPHRFWNAGTNNLICTGWIQPANSIVYYLSAIYAAQNKSGKAQPEAFDAAYLLTRYAHEYDMAEIPPFVKKVIIPITYWLGLLLGKYKHFTDAPAPLK
- a CDS encoding RagB/SusD family nutrient uptake outer membrane protein, with amino-acid sequence MSLKNNLVRVCTLGLVLSLGSCTDLVEKFQGDLTASQINPSTSGNTAALLTGVYNSIREPFQNNSQLNALCEMTTDAMMGPTRGPDWDDNGTWRQLHQHRWDGNHIRIINTFNNMSGGIFAATDMLRFNPTPQQSAEARFLRAWCMFWLLDLYDQVPYREPGESVVQESKVRKGMDALNFIISEVTTIQANLPDGPAGLANKDAARVFLMKLYLNKGAYANRAAPTFAAEDMNKVISLGDEIINSNKYSFTANYYDSFAPNNTTIGKENIWTQENVGGVSPNANLRNRWVTFLHPNQNPNGNNGWVIPPDFYDKYEATDKRLGAAYKSPGGLANPGNRINTGFLIGQQYNLTTDAPLKDRPGNPLIFSKEVKIIETGANLELPGIRPIKYPIDYANDGSRLIDNDYVYFRLADVLLMKAEAILRGGTATSAGTYGSTAVSLVNAIRTHPSRGASALASVDLNALLDERGRELYIENWRRQDLIRFGKFLQPFYEKNYASDPKYLLFPIPIQQMAVNSNLTQNSGY
- a CDS encoding QcrA and Rieske domain-containing protein codes for the protein MPSNTTINRQDFLKTCGAACLGVVSFSALLTSCKSVYYAQMPVLKGNVIEVSRKEFDAVSKKGEVSIRPFILVEMKGQSFPIYLYRRSDTDYSAVLMKCSHQGNELNAHDGHLTCPAHGSEYDANGKVTEGPAEKNLTAYRVTADPQIITIHIA
- a CDS encoding TetR/AcrR family transcriptional regulator, giving the protein MNKEAEIVVKALEMFNERGIEYVGLRELAAALGIRVGNLTYYFPTKDDLVNRLAQDLSRLNEQIVGEEPLSLFSFLERFRKVFAHHLQYRCLLLSIVHLMEQNKVLSAAYKETEKKRSLSIVNSLSSLQESDYLSPAADIDFLVSVCTLTARFWLSEASLSYSHLSPVEQITHYVRLLAKLFLPYATEKGSRDIGRFLAGL